Proteins from a genomic interval of Motacilla alba alba isolate MOTALB_02 chromosome 11, Motacilla_alba_V1.0_pri, whole genome shotgun sequence:
- the CDH8 gene encoding cadherin-8 isoform X2: MDEPARRGPSDNTLSILAKHSGFSRQKQEVYLLPIVISDSGTPPMSSTGTLTIRVCGCSSDGTVQSCNAEAYVLPIGLSMGALIAILACIILLLVIVVLFVTLRRHKNEPLIIKDDEDVRENIIRYDDEGGGEEDTEAFDIATLQNPDGINGFLPRKDIKPDLQFMPRQGLAPVPNGVDVDEFINVRLHEADNDPTAPPYDSIQIYGYEGKGSAAGSLSSLESSTSDSDQNFDYLSEWGPRFKRLGELYSVGESDKET; this comes from the exons ATGGATGAACCAGCAAGGAGGGGGCCATCTG ATAACACCCTGAGCATCCTGGCCAAGCACAGCGGCTTCAGCcggcagaagcaggaggtgtACCTGCTGCCCATCGTCATCAGCGACAGCGGCACGCCGCCCATGAGCAGCACGGGCACGCTGACCATCCGCgtgtgtggctgcagcagcgACGGCACCGTGCAGTCCTGCAACGCCGAGGCCTACGTGCTGCCCATCGGGCTCAGCATGGGCGCCCTCATCGCCATCCTGGCCTGCATCATCCTGCTGCTCG TCATTGTGGTGCTGTTTGTGACACTAAGAAGACACAAGAATGAGCCTCTGATCATCAAAGATGATGAAGATGTGAGGGAAAATATCATTCGCTATGACGACGAAGGAGGTGGAGAGGAAGacacagaagcctttgacattGCAACTTTGCAAAATCCAGATGGAATTAATGGATTTTTGCCTCGTAAGGATATTAAGCCTGATCTTCAATTTATGCCCAGGCAGGGTCTTGCACCTGTTCCTAATGGTGTTGATGTTGATGAATTTATTAATGTAAGGCTTCATGAAGCTGATAATGATCCCACAGCTCCGCCATATGACTCTATCCAGATTTACGGCTATGAAGGAAAGGGGTCAGCAGCTGGTTCCCTTAGCTCCTTGGAGTCCTCCACATCAGACTCAGACCAGAATTTTGACTACCTCAGTGAATGGGGTCCTCGCTTTAAAAGACTTGGAGAACTTTACTCAGTTGGAGAAAGTGACAAAGAAACTTGA